The sequence CCCATATTTATCTCTTTTCCATAAGTTTATCCATTGGTTAAAATCTTCTTTACATGGATAATATAAAttgagaaacaaggtcaaaggATTTCTCAAACTCATCAATAAAACATTCTCACAagcaacgatcaaacaacaatGGCAACTTCCATGATCCATATATTCGTCACCGTCATGCTCGTGGCCGCCCACACGGCCATCGCCGAAACAATGATGCTTCAAGATTTTTGTGTTGCCGATCTCTCCAACGGTATCATATCTCTCTCTGTTTATATTCTGTTTGCACTTGCATTAACGTtttgtaaaaatgtaaaatttaactGAGAcaaattttacatgttttttttattagggGTGAAAGTCAACGGATACCCTTGCAAAGACCCAACAAAAGTAACACCAGAGGACTTCTACTTCGTAGGCTTAGCCAATGCTGCAGCCACAGCCAACAGCACAATGGGCTCAGCTGTTACAGGAGCCAACGTTGAGAAAGTGCCTGGCCTCAACACTCTGGGAGTCTCCATCTCTAGGATCGACTACGCACCAGGCGGAATCAACCCGCCACATCTTCACCCAAGAGCCTCTGAAGCCATCTTCGTCCTCGAAGGCCGTCTCTTCGTCGGTTTCTTAACCACTACCGGGAAACTCATCTCCAAACACGTCAACAAAGGAGACGTTTTCGTTTTCCCTAAAGCTCTCCTACATTTCCAGCAGAACCCTAACAACGCTCCTGCTTCCGTCATCGCTGCTTTCGATAGTCAGCTTCCAGGGACTCAAGTCGTTGGACCGTCTCTGTTTGGTGCTAACCCGCCAATTCCTGATGAGCTGCTCACCAAGGCGTTCGGCGGGCTTGCAGCACCAGAGATTCAGAAGTTAAAGGGAAAATTCCCACccaagaaataaataataggTTTCAGACCACAGCAATAACGTAATAAATGATACAGTGATGAACATAAAAACTGTAAACTTgtaagcaaaagcaaaaaagctttgcaacttttcttcttctttttgtatttttataaattgttgtaGATACTCTTTTGACTGTATTTTTATAATGAGACCACAGTTTCAATGAGTAGACATTCTCTTCTTTGAACAATCGACAGTGTTTGAAGCATACCTTACTGCAAGAATCTCGTGGTCCTCTGTTTGGCTTTCTGTGCTGTGGATTCAATGGCTTGAGTTTACAAACAGAAAGAAAGGATAGAGAGGTATGCTACAAGCCTACAACTCTGAAACATCTCAACCATAGCAGATAAATATCACTCTGTGGTTAAAACCAAATTTCAATACACAAATGCTTTATTGGGGAGTTATCATTTGCAAAATCAGGACTTAATAAAGCATAACTACTACAAGGGTTCTGCGGCTTCAGAGAGATACTTGAATCAATTGCAAAACCACAACTACTGCATAAAAGGGTATAAACAACACAGACAAGCTAATGATCCAAAGCAGAGGTGATGTGTCAAAGGTAACAAACACTTGACAAAATAAACTTGGCTCCTCATGGAAACAGATATCAGAGATTTTAGCAATCAATGCTCGTTGAGTGTGATACGCCTGAGAGATTTCAATTAATGCTCAATGTCCTGATCTTACAAATAGTCTTTATCAGAGAGACATAAAAAGAATGATCATCTGGAACATTGAAGTGAGACAACAAGGACCCCACaggtaaaataatataaaagattgattaacaaaataatcaatttcAATATGCTCTGCTCACAAATCTTGTGGGTATTGTTGATAAATATTTGGAAGAAGATCTATACAGATTGATGATGATACAGTAAATGGGATCTGAACTTACAAAGAGAGATGTGGATTACAGTCCTTGGAGAAGAAATCATTGGTCTGTAAGAGAACCTTAAGCGTAAAGTTCTCACCTTTAGGGCGGTCGGGATTGGAAGAAGATGACCACTCCAATGTATGGGTATTGGAAGTTTCGTTTCCACAAAAgcaaacatttttcaaaaacccAGAAGAAGAAGGCGATGAGGGTCTCCTTGTGATCTTAGATACGACTCGCCTTTTAGCTTTTGAGACGAAAGGAACCAAGAAGAATCGATGATTCCCTTTagcttcctctttcttcttcttctcgttccTCTCGTTCTGTTCATTGTCAACCACCGTAACGTCTGGGTAACCCACAGGCATTAACCAGAATCCGTTATTTTTTACCTCTTTCAAGATGAAAGATTTTGATGGAAAATTAAAGAATCGAGCAGAGATGTATCATAAGAATCACAGACAGTGACAGAGGCGTGGTTTCATCTTCCAACTTGATACGGTCTCCTTCACGCTTTGCGTTTTCCAAACCTCGCTGGCTCTTTTGTTCAGtatctaattaaaataattatttagattcGGCGTCGCCGTTTCGGCTTGTGTATAATTTTCAACTTATTGCTATTTGAGTCCCAAGCCAAGTCCCAACCCAACCGGCCTTAGCCTTTGCCAACTTATTATCATCATATTCTCTATCAAATTATATAGCCTGGAGAACATTGTTGATATCATTGTTACTCTCTCTCTACCTATGTGATTCAAATAGTACTTTATCAAttgaatatatacatatgtcGTGTGTTTAGAAGCATAAAACACCTCACAATCttacatacatattttttaaatccCTTATCACTATTGCAAAAGAGGAAGTAAAGCGCCGATTTTTCCTTCCAAATAGTTAGTTCctttatttataacattttgcAAATTGCAACGAGAGAGAAGTTAGTTCGTTGGTATTTTTGTACTGGCATGCTTGGAGTTGGAGTGTTTCTTTCACCCTTTTGTTTATTATCTGACCAAAGTCTCTTATCTTTCTTTatgcaaataaaaaaaggaaaagtggtTGTCACAAATCATCACATCCTGTTTTGTTGTTAAGTTCGAATCTTCGGTAAAGTTCAAGTGTCTTTTATGATAgcaaatcttcttctccaacaacaacaacaaaaaaaccaacTTAACTTGTATTTCACCaagagtgatgatgatattaATAGAATCACTCAACCACTTGCTCTTAAGTCTCAACTATGAAACATAACAAATCATAGACTCTGCTCTTATAATCccttaaattgaaaaaaaataacataacagTTTACAAGAAGTACATACATGGTATGTATTATATCTCATGTAATCATTGTTTTTACATTGCTTTGTCTCATACCTTTTTGAGTTATCAACGTTTGTTGTCTTCTCTCTAACGGAACCCACCTCTTGAATTCAGCTGACCAGGGAAACCCCaatgagaagagaaaacaagattCGGATACAAACCTTCTTTGTTCATCTGATTTGTGATACGTACATAGATGTTAAAAATCCTTCTCGGCAAAGCTAATGCCTTAAGTACCAGCTTCCTTGATCGGTTTAGTCTAAACCCTTTTGCTCGAAACTCGTTCTTCTTCCCCAAGTAAAGTCTTTTacttgaccttgttgttgttggtggtggtggtgttgtcAGTTTTTCATGTTGCTCAGTTAGCTTTTTGTACCGATACGATTGTTTCCACCGGTACTTCCCTACAATTTGAAACATCTTAAGTTACTATAAAAAGttgggtttttgttgttgttttaggaCAATACAAAGTCACTGTCTAATGAAGAAGGTTAAGAACGAAACAAGGAGactaaaagaagcaaaacagaaaaaacagaGCAGGAATACAAAAAGGAAATGTTTCTGCTTCAAGAGATAAGGAGAAGAACAGTATAATGATGGTGAGAGAAGTGGCTTAAGGGCATGTgtttttaaagagagagagagagagagagagagagagagagagtaagaaagATTCTTAAAgcacatgatttttttctttagatttttttctcaaaattaaaacccacAAAATATCCAAATTGTGTTTTAAATGGGCAGCTCTTGTTTAACCACATAGGCAGATGCTCTGTATATGGACCTACGCGGTTAAGGGCTGTGACTGCGATGCtacaaaaagaagacaaaaccctttgttttggtttcatgTGTGAATCACAGAGAAGTTTTTAATTAAACGCAAGTTCGAGATGGAGTTTTGTGGAAATGGGAAATAAAAACCATGTTCCGTTTTTAGTTTCATTCGAAATTGCTAATCCAAAAAGCTTGTCCCATTTATGACTGTTACCAAAAAATTTGCAGACACTAATTAACatcaatattaacattttatgtGAATGTGTATAGTGTTTTTGTTGGTATTATGGTAATAACACATGTTTTGTTACGTGGAACAAAGGGAACTCCGATTTCGTTTTCATGAGAATGCATCTGCCAAAGATGTTTTTATAGAAtgctttttactttttagcTAAAAAAGAAATCGAGGGGAAGATATGAGGAGATATGGTGTCAaatgatttgaatttggaagtctctaaaataaactaaagttaAAGTGTTAGTTAAATGAGTTAGGAGAAGCTCTTCTAAAATCTAAGAATTATTTTTGGGGAATCACTGACACAATGTGACAACAATAACAAAGAGAGAGGAATATTACTTAAGAAATTGAAGAGAGACAAAGGTCCACAAATATTTCTATAAAACACGTATAGTTATCAATGATTGGATTGGTGACGAGGAATAAGTTGGTTGGTTAGTCTATTTTTATCCCAAATTATATTTCAACCGAACTCTGTATCCGGTTAATATAACCACTTTCGGTTCTTGATTCTCAGGTCCACTGTAAACTAAACGGACCCACAGAAGGCCCATAAGAGGCCCAATGTAGgcttattattattctcttaaATAAATTGgtaagatatttatttaaaaaagtcGCTTACGAAATAATATCACTGACTTGTAGGGAAGGAGACACGAGAAAAGAGGAACCTGACTCGTCTACGTTATTTGCGTAATGTGACTAATGACTATTATGATTTCATACAATACAATACATACATActgtattaattataaaaaaatacgaACATTTACTGAATCTGACGTTCAGTTCACATTTCCTGCATGATCTTTCGTATATCCTAAAGTCTCTCTCTAAATCACAATACAAAATCTTGATAACTCTTTTTCCCAAATTCGAAAAATTTGATCGCAATCCTTAACCATAACAAGATCATTTCAGTGAAATCAATTAAATGACATTAACTAAATGAAAAGataaatcttaatttttaagcACGCAGCGAAACTAATATGCACACACAAATCAACGAAGAAACAGagacaagaagagaaaagataaaCTCAGTAGTCAGTAGAAGCAGTAAGATGAAGGTTTGTTTGGATGAAGGAGACGAAAAAAGCGTCTACGGCGGTAGAAAAACGCTGTTTTGAGACGCGACCAAACGACGCGTTTCAGCTTCCTAGCAGATTTCAACCTTATCCAAACAACTTTCTTGACAACTCTCTTCACGGATCTTTGAATCTTCTCTGTTAAGCTCTGTTTCCTAGAGAATTGGTAGCTCTTCAGGAACAGTTGTCTCTTCTCCAcgtatcctcctcctccataaCCATAGCCGTAGTAACCGCTGTTGCTCTGCCAACAAACGCCGTTGCTGCTGCTGTTTCTGCTCATTGGAATTGGGGAATTTAGAAAGTATAGAACTGAGTATAAAAAGGGCTGATGGAGATTTCTTGCAGTAGATTACGGTGATGGCTAATTTGGTTAACTTGTGTAAACACTAAAACCACACCGCCGTCGTTACAACGAATAGGGTTTGGTTTGGATATATATCAATCGTGTTTTCAAGTGCTTCACGTTCTTGCTTTAAATATTGTTGGCTTTTGGCTTTGCCTTTTGACGTACTCTTATTACTCTCTCTGCTTTTAATGGtgtttgtctctctctttctctcttcttttaccaaaaataaaaaaagtggtCTCgtcaaatcaaatacaatataTCTAGGTGAGACTTTAATCTAACTTCCCAACAAGTTACAAATATCAATTCAAAGTTCAATGTTCACGTTTTGCttatagtattatataaacAATGTACGTAGATTGCAAATATTATGAcggttttgtttccattttaaAATACTAGACTTCCAAATATAAtctaatttatgatttttccaGAATTACttgattgatttaaaaaaaaaaaactgttaagtGACATTATGATATTGACAGTTTTTTTCCAAACGATGAATGTTTTTGGGTTTATCTTATTATGCTTGTTGGGGTCTCGGGTTTGAGTCTAACATAACTATTTATGTGACTTAAGTACGACAAAAGAAACAATTCTTTTTGGGGTGTACACTACAATGAATAATACAATGTTAGCATAAATagcacacaaacaaaacaattaaatactaTTATTCGTGGTCTGAAAGGAACATCAGAGGAGATAGCCTAACAGCTCCAAACTCTGCAATACACATAGTTCCAAACTCCATCTAACTCTTTTCTAATTCCACACCAAATGATTCACAACTTTTTTGAGATTGTGTAACCAATATCCCATACATTTAATTAATATCTACAAACCAAATATCGTGGAACAAGCAATAAGAAGAAACAGGCTGTGCAAAGTAAATTACCAGTGGAAGAATCATAAGAACAACAAGGGAACACatacaagattaaaaaaaatcacacttaTACCTCCATCTCCAACTAAAATCTTCCTGCTTAACAACACACTTGAGAAACTCCTAAATCTAACACTTTTGTTACTGTTAATGGTGGATTCTACATCAATTTAACCCACTATTTAGGTCCTCCACTTATATTTGCAGAAGGTACCTTGCTTGGGTAGCTCGATATATCAATGTCAATGAGGGACATGTCATACATTGTGGAAACTGAGTCCGAGGCATCCACAAGCAAAGAAGATTTCATGGTTTCAGGGCGTGCATGATCACAACTTACACCAGAGGTTTTGGGTGTGCTTGATTCTGAAGATTGACTAGAGACCGAAACACCATCTATCTTGTTTCCAAACATATGTTTGTTCTTTCTAACAGCATCCATTTCCTGACCAGTTGGCACAAATGTTCGTGCCCGGTACTTCCTTGTCCCTTCCTCACCACCATCATTATGATTATAGAGCACATAATCGTGATATGTCGGGGCAAACTGCAAGAATAGCAAACCAATATCATCATCACCGCAGCAAAGGGCCAAAGATCAGTCATTTCAAAACATTTGTTATCTGTTACCTGGTGAACAGTATCATGGTAGAAATCATTTAGCATTACAGCATGTGCCAGACTTCTTGAGAAACTTCGAGCTCCTCCAACATTGGCCTCTGCATATTCCTTGTACGGAAATGCATAGAAATGAGCAGCTGCGGCAATAAGCATCTCCacacatattataaaattttggaagagtgctgcttcttcttcatctcttatAAATCCAGATttagcaaaaaggaaaactagAACACCCTGTAACACAAAAAGGTTCGCCAGACAGTAGAAATGTGTTAAAATATTTGTAGAGAATACCAAAGCTAATGCCAAAACCAGATTCATTGATAGCAAGCGAGAAAGACATTACCTGCCAATAAGTTAGAAAGACAACAGACTTTATAATCACAAACTTTGGGACTGGATTGAATGGCTGAAGCAGATCTTTGCATGCCACATAAAAGAGGACCAGTGCGTACAAAGCTACTGTGTATGATATTGTATAGATGATGGTAAGATAGAGATAGGATTGATCAGGGCTAAAATTTCCATCCTTGTATTTTCCTTTTGCATAAAGCACAAGTGTTACAGCAACTAGGATTGGCTTTAGAATAACAAATTGCAGACAACCTTGCTTGCACCGTCGAATAAAACGCCTTAAAAANNNNNNNNNNNNNNNNNNNNNNNNNNNNNNNNNNNNNNNNNNNNNNNNNNNNNNNNNNNNNNNNNNNNNNNNNNNNNNNNNNNNNNNNNNNNNNNNNNNNNNNNNNNNNNNNNNNNNNNNNNNNNNNNNNNNNNNNNNNNNNNNNNNNNNNNNNNNNNNNNNNNNNNTGCCAAAACCAGATTCATTGATAGCAAGCGA comes from Camelina sativa cultivar DH55 chromosome 19, Cs, whole genome shotgun sequence and encodes:
- the LOC104764271 gene encoding germin-like protein subfamily 2 member 3 encodes the protein MATSMIHIFVTVMLVAAHTAIAETMMLQDFCVADLSNGVKVNGYPCKDPTKVTPEDFYFVGLANAAATANSTMGSAVTGANVEKVPGLNTLGVSISRIDYAPGGINPPHLHPRASEAIFVLEGRLFVGFLTTTGKLISKHVNKGDVFVFPKALLHFQQNPNNAPASVIAAFDSQLPGTQVVGPSLFGANPPIPDELLTKAFGGLAAPEIQKLKGKFPPKK
- the LOC104764270 gene encoding uncharacterized protein LOC104764270 — translated: MKPRLCHYVTVVDNEQNERNEKKKKEEAKGNHRFFLVPFVSKAKRRVVSKITRRPSSPSSSGFLKNVCFCGNETSNTHTLEWSSSSNPDRPKGENFTLKVLLQTNDFFSKDCNPHLSLTLSIN
- the LOC104764272 gene encoding uncharacterized protein LOC104764272; translation: MFQIVGKYRWKQSYRYKKLTEQHEKLTTPPPPTTTRSSKRLYLGKKNEFRAKGFRLNRSRKLVLKALALPRRIFNIYVRITNQMNKEGLYPNLVFSSHWGFPGQLNSRGGFR
- the LOC104764273 gene encoding uncharacterized protein LOC104764273, encoding MSRNSSSNGVCWQSNSGYYGYGYGGGGYVEKRQLFLKSYQFSRKQSLTEKIQRSVKRVVKKVVWIRLKSARKLKRVVWSRLKTAFFYRRRRFFRLLHPNKPSSYCFY